From the genome of Desmodus rotundus isolate HL8 chromosome 2, HLdesRot8A.1, whole genome shotgun sequence, one region includes:
- the LOC128780166 gene encoding vomeronasal type-1 receptor 1-like, translating into MISGDALFGAFLTMQTGVGFLGNSLLFALYMYALTVPRKKKPADGILAHLTLANALTLVFRGLPNIINAFGMRPEIGDAGCKTVLYIQRVTRSISLYTTSLQSTFQAVTIAASGCKCVWLKNKISLLLQPSLFLCWIINMVVYSVIILKTVANRNTTDVTSGYYSPFCKVSSYDHRVAVTFLSTVCIQDFLFLSLMACNSIYMVIVLYRHHKKAQHIRSSVCSSRVSPEHRATHVILLLVCTFIFFYLTNSFLTAYSQFGNKRTWQLENVNNFISSCYPTICPFILIKNENRVSGLNFINKRTRTFSS; encoded by the coding sequence ATGATTTCCGGTGACGCCCTGTTTGGGGCCTTCCTCACCATGCAAACTGGTGTTGGTTTCCTGGGGAACTCCTTGCTCTTTGCTTTATACATGTACGCCCTCACTGTCCCCCGTAAGAAGAAGCCCGCTGATGGGATCCTTGCCCACTTAACTTTGGCTAACGCCCTGACCCTCGTGTTCAGAGGGCTTCCAAATATAATTAATGCCTTTGGGATGAGGCCTGAGATAGGCGACGCCGGGTGTAAAACAGTGCTCTACATTCAGAGAGTTACGCGGAGTATTTCTCTGTACACCACCTCCCTCCAGAGCACGTTCCAGGCGGTGACCATTGCTGCCAGTGGCTGTAAATGCGTCTGGCTCAAGAACAAAATCTCTTTGCTCCTTCAACCCTCCTTATTTCTCTGCTGGATCATCAACATGGTCGTCTATTCTGTGATTATCTTAAAAACTGTGGCCAACAGGAATACCACTGATGTGACATCTGGGTACTACAGTCCTTTTTGTAAGGTGAGTAGCTATGATCACCGGGTAGCAGTGACATTTCTCAGTACAGTGTGCATTCAggatttcctctttctctccctgatgGCCTGCAATAGCATCTACATGGTAATTGTCCTTTACAGGCACCACAAGAAAGCCCAACACATCCGCAGCAGCGTCTGCTCTTCACGAGTCTCTCCTGAACACAGAGCTACGCATGTCATTCTCCTGCTGGTTTgcacttttatcttcttttacttgACCAACAGCTTTCTTACTGCTTATTCACAATTTGGAAATAAGAGGACTTGGCAACTGGAGAACGttaataactttatttcttcatgttacCCAACCATCTGTCCTTTCATActgattaaaaatgagaatagagtTTCCGGACTGAATTTCATCAATAAGAGGACCagaactttttcttcttaa